The Bradyrhizobium sp. WBAH42 genome includes a window with the following:
- a CDS encoding aldose 1-epimerase family protein codes for MTDDTHSFRSGSLTATVKAHGAELCSLKGGGTEFLWQAGPEWPRHAPLLFPIVGRLANDELRHQGKTYRMTQHGFARDSRFVWAERGESRCTLVLEDNETTRALYPFPFRLTAAYAIDESGLDLTLTIANTGKETLPASIGGHPAFNWPLQPGAAKESYALTFASAESSPIRRLEAGLLRPVAEPSPVMGTSLPLSDSLFVDDAIIFDRIESGSVRYAAAGDASNGPRLKMSWRGFRELGVWSKPSGVPFLCIEPWRGYASPAGFQGEFTDKPGLMHIAAGAEEQLSFRIEVGSS; via the coding sequence ATGACCGACGACACCCACTCCTTTCGCAGCGGCTCGCTCACCGCGACCGTCAAGGCGCACGGCGCCGAGCTCTGCTCGCTGAAGGGCGGCGGCACCGAATTCCTTTGGCAGGCGGGGCCGGAATGGCCGCGTCACGCGCCGCTGCTGTTTCCGATCGTCGGGCGCCTTGCCAACGACGAATTGCGGCACCAGGGCAAGACGTATCGGATGACGCAGCACGGCTTTGCCCGCGACAGCCGCTTCGTGTGGGCGGAACGCGGCGAGAGCCGCTGTACTCTTGTGCTCGAGGACAACGAGACGACGCGCGCGCTCTATCCATTCCCGTTCCGGCTCACGGCGGCCTATGCGATCGATGAGTCCGGCCTCGATCTGACGCTCACGATCGCAAATACCGGCAAGGAGACGTTGCCGGCGTCGATCGGCGGTCATCCCGCCTTCAATTGGCCGCTGCAGCCCGGCGCGGCCAAGGAGAGCTATGCACTGACCTTCGCGAGCGCCGAATCGTCTCCGATCCGCCGTCTGGAAGCTGGATTGCTGCGCCCCGTGGCGGAGCCGAGCCCGGTCATGGGCACGTCGCTTCCCTTGTCGGATTCCCTGTTCGTCGACGATGCCATCATCTTCGACCGCATCGAGAGCGGTTCGGTCCGCTATGCCGCGGCGGGTGATGCGTCCAACGGGCCACGGCTGAAAATGTCCTGGCGCGGATTTCGCGAGCTCGGCGTCTGGTCGAAACCGTCAGGCGTGCCGTTCCTCTGCATCGAGCCCTGGCGCGGCTATGCAAGTCCCGCCGGCTTCCAGGGCGAGTTCACCGACAAGCCGGGACTGATGCACATCGCGGCCGGCGCGGAAGAGCAATTGTCGTTCCGCATCGAGGTCGGATCGTCCTGA
- a CDS encoding transglycosylase SLT domain-containing protein: MLWDRARFNLGATWRHVAVVLLVSAPIGALAGDGDTELGAGETPSSRAMIRKIIERETKSTNLPADIAEAVVFVESGYNPAIIGGAGEIGLMQVRPETAAMLGFRGSNAELAEPDVNIHYGVLYLSQAWRLSGGDLCRALMKYRAGHGEEGMTGRSQVYCNRARNRLLAMSAMPAGPEAAAAPDPAPAVAVAAAAAAPAKAASRPKMPVQPKAVYASYRQGTAAGSRAYWAAHEARVSQIKARIEARWKRVASR, translated from the coding sequence ATGCTGTGGGATCGGGCACGCTTCAATCTCGGCGCGACGTGGAGGCATGTCGCGGTCGTCCTGCTCGTGTCGGCTCCGATCGGCGCGCTTGCGGGCGACGGGGACACCGAGCTCGGCGCCGGCGAAACGCCGTCGTCGCGCGCGATGATCCGGAAGATCATCGAGCGGGAAACGAAAAGCACCAATCTGCCGGCCGATATCGCCGAGGCGGTCGTCTTCGTCGAAAGCGGCTACAACCCCGCAATCATCGGTGGCGCGGGCGAAATCGGCCTGATGCAGGTGCGCCCCGAGACGGCGGCGATGCTGGGCTTCCGCGGCAGCAACGCGGAGCTGGCCGAACCCGACGTCAACATCCATTACGGGGTGCTTTATCTCAGCCAGGCCTGGCGTCTTTCGGGCGGGGACCTCTGCCGCGCCCTGATGAAATACCGGGCGGGTCACGGCGAAGAGGGGATGACCGGGCGGTCGCAGGTCTATTGCAACCGGGCCCGCAACCGGCTTCTCGCGATGAGCGCGATGCCGGCAGGCCCCGAAGCTGCGGCTGCTCCGGATCCGGCGCCTGCAGTTGCCGTTGCGGCCGCGGCTGCGGCGCCCGCAAAAGCGGCGAGCCGCCCGAAGATGCCGGTGCAGCCCAAAGCCGTCTATGCCAGCTATCGTCAAGGCACTGCAGCCGGCAGCCGCGCCTATTGGGCCGCTCACGAGGCGAGGGTCAGCCAGATCAAGGCGCGCATCGAAGCACGTTGGAAGCGCGTTGCATCGCGCTGA
- a CDS encoding aromatic ring-hydroxylating dioxygenase subunit alpha: protein MTKPFPMNAWYAAAWDADVKAALLPRTICGKHVVMYRKADGSVAALEDACWHRLVPLSKGRLEGDTVVCGYHGLKYNAQGRCTFMPSQETINPSACVRAYPVVERHRYVWLWMGDPALADPALVPDMHWNHDPAWAGDGKTIHVNCDYRLVLDNLMDLTHETFVHGSSIGNDAVAEAPFDVTHGEKTVTVTRWMRGIEPPPFWAKQLGKPGLVDRWQIIRFEAPCTIAIDVGVAPTGTGAPEGDRSQGVNGFVLNTITPETEKTCHYFWSFVRNYRLGEQRLTTEIREGVSGIFREDELILEAQQRAMDENPDRIFYNLNIDAGAMWSRKLIDKMVAKENAPKHLQAAE from the coding sequence ATGACAAAACCCTTCCCCATGAACGCCTGGTACGCTGCTGCGTGGGACGCCGACGTCAAGGCGGCGCTGTTGCCGCGGACGATCTGCGGCAAGCATGTCGTGATGTATCGCAAGGCCGACGGCTCGGTGGCCGCGCTGGAGGATGCCTGCTGGCATCGCCTGGTGCCGCTGTCCAAGGGCCGGCTCGAGGGCGACACCGTCGTCTGCGGCTATCATGGCCTGAAGTACAACGCGCAGGGGCGCTGCACCTTCATGCCCTCGCAGGAGACCATCAACCCGTCTGCCTGCGTGCGCGCCTATCCCGTGGTCGAGCGTCACCGCTATGTCTGGCTCTGGATGGGCGATCCCGCGCTGGCCGATCCCGCGCTGGTGCCGGACATGCACTGGAATCACGATCCCGCCTGGGCCGGCGACGGCAAGACCATCCACGTCAATTGCGACTACCGCCTCGTGCTCGACAATCTCATGGACCTCACCCACGAGACCTTCGTGCACGGCTCCTCCATCGGCAATGATGCGGTGGCCGAGGCGCCGTTCGACGTCACCCATGGCGAGAAGACGGTCACGGTGACGCGCTGGATGCGCGGCATCGAGCCGCCGCCGTTCTGGGCCAAGCAGCTCGGCAAGCCCGGCCTCGTCGACCGCTGGCAGATCATCCGCTTCGAGGCACCGTGCACCATCGCGATCGACGTCGGCGTCGCGCCGACAGGCACCGGTGCGCCGGAAGGCGACCGCTCGCAGGGCGTCAACGGCTTCGTGCTCAACACCATCACGCCGGAGACCGAGAAGACCTGCCATTATTTCTGGTCCTTCGTCCGCAATTACCGCCTCGGTGAGCAGCGCCTCACCACCGAGATCCGCGAGGGCGTCTCCGGCATCTTCCGCGAGGACGAGCTGATCCTGGAAGCGCAGCAGCGCGCGATGGACGAGAACCCCGATCGCATCTTCTACAACCTCAACATCGATGCCGGCGCGATGTGGTCGCGCAAGCTGATCGACAAGATGGTGGCGAAGGAAAACGCCCCAAAGCACCTTCAGGCCGCGGAGTAG
- a CDS encoding S9 family peptidase yields MIPSRKLLVLIAGLILAGAPARAAEFYTEDLRIPMAEAGPQGLEAFLVRPAGTKRYPLALLSHGSPRKFEDRAAMSAHKYYGIALEYARRGFAALIVMRRGYGTSPGGRVDSVGGCAKAAYLPAAAVAVSDLRAAIDAMAHRGDVTISGMIAAGHSAGGLATVALSAQAPPGLVAAINFAGGRGSRDDDDVCNEEGLVQAFATFGKSSRVPMLWVYASNDSYFGPDLARRLHDGFRAGGGNARFVAAPAYGDDGHYLYSVAGRPQWTPYLDAFLRERGLGRELLSLPDPLPPPPQLSEAARAEFARYLASLLPHKAFAVSPNGGYGWRTGRATTEEARRDSLAACMKWSPSCTLYAVDDQLAEPSQARPTDQSARARQ; encoded by the coding sequence ATGATCCCTTCGCGCAAGCTGCTCGTGTTGATCGCCGGCCTCATCCTGGCCGGCGCACCGGCGCGCGCCGCGGAGTTCTACACCGAGGACCTTCGCATCCCGATGGCGGAGGCCGGACCGCAGGGGCTCGAGGCCTTCCTGGTCCGACCTGCGGGGACGAAGCGCTATCCCTTGGCGCTGCTCAGCCACGGCTCGCCGCGCAAGTTCGAGGACCGAGCGGCGATGTCGGCGCATAAATATTACGGCATTGCGCTGGAATACGCCCGGCGCGGCTTTGCGGCGCTGATCGTGATGCGGCGCGGCTATGGCACCTCGCCCGGCGGGCGCGTCGACAGCGTCGGCGGTTGCGCAAAGGCGGCGTACCTGCCGGCGGCCGCCGTCGCAGTTTCCGATCTGCGCGCCGCGATCGATGCGATGGCGCACCGGGGCGACGTCACGATTTCGGGCATGATCGCGGCCGGCCATTCCGCCGGCGGCCTTGCCACGGTGGCGCTGAGCGCGCAGGCCCCGCCCGGTCTCGTCGCCGCGATCAACTTCGCCGGCGGCCGCGGCTCGCGCGACGACGACGATGTCTGCAACGAGGAGGGGCTGGTGCAGGCCTTCGCCACCTTCGGCAAGAGCTCGCGCGTGCCGATGCTGTGGGTCTATGCGAGCAACGATTCCTATTTCGGTCCCGATCTCGCGCGCCGCCTCCATGACGGGTTTCGCGCCGGTGGCGGCAATGCGAGGTTCGTGGCGGCGCCGGCTTACGGCGACGACGGCCATTATCTCTATTCGGTCGCGGGCCGGCCGCAATGGACACCGTATCTCGACGCCTTCCTGCGCGAGCGCGGGCTCGGCCGTGAACTCCTGAGCCTGCCCGATCCGCTGCCGCCACCGCCCCAGCTCAGCGAGGCCGCGCGGGCCGAGTTCGCGCGCTATCTCGCCAGCCTGCTGCCGCACAAGGCCTTTGCGGTGTCGCCGAACGGCGGCTACGGCTGGCGCACCGGCCGTGCGACAACTGAAGAGGCCCGGCGCGACTCGCTGGCGGCCTGCATGAAATGGTCGCCCAGTTGCACGCTCTATGCGGTCGATGACCAGCTGGCCGAGCCATCGCAGGCCAGACCCACCGACCAGAGCGCCCGCGCGCGGCAGTGA
- the pgm gene encoding phosphoglucomutase (alpha-D-glucose-1,6-bisphosphate-dependent) — translation MAEVDPAAGKQASPDVLTNIPRLVTAYFANRPDASDPAQRVAFGTSGHRGTSFKNTFNEGHILATTQAICDYRKEKGLTGPLFIGIDTHALAEPALVSAVEVFAANGVEVMIDKDGGYTPTPVISHAILTYNKGRSSGLADGVVITPSHNPPEDGGYKYNPPHGGPADTDVTGVVEKLANAYLAGDLEDVKRIDYAKARKAANVHAYDFVTPYVADLGNVVDLDLVKSAGVKIGIDPLGGAAVHYWHPIIERYGLNATIVNEAIDPTFRFMTVDWDGKIRMDCSSPYAMASLIGMRDRFDVAFANDTDADRHGIVTRTGGLMNPNHYLATAISYLFAHRPDWGKDAAIGKTVVSSSIIDRVAKKLGRKLVETPVGFKWFVDGLVTGGFGFGGEESAGASFLRRDGAVWTTDKDGVILGLLAAEIMARTGRDPSQIFNELTAEFGMPHYARIDVAATGPQKNILKSVTPEQLGLKNLAGDPVRATLSKAPGNGQPFGGIKVETDFGWFAARPSGTEDVYKIYAESFRSPEHLKRIQEEAQAGLAKVFAA, via the coding sequence GTGGCAGAAGTCGATCCCGCGGCGGGCAAGCAGGCCTCGCCGGACGTGCTCACCAATATTCCGCGGCTGGTGACGGCCTATTTCGCCAACAGACCGGATGCATCGGATCCGGCGCAGCGCGTGGCGTTCGGCACGTCGGGCCATCGCGGCACCTCGTTCAAGAACACCTTCAACGAAGGCCACATCCTCGCGACCACGCAGGCGATTTGCGATTACCGGAAGGAGAAGGGCCTGACCGGCCCGCTCTTCATCGGCATCGACACCCATGCGCTGGCCGAGCCGGCGCTGGTCAGCGCCGTCGAGGTGTTCGCCGCCAACGGCGTCGAGGTCATGATCGACAAGGACGGCGGCTACACGCCGACGCCGGTCATCTCGCATGCGATCCTCACCTACAACAAGGGCCGCAGCAGCGGCCTCGCCGACGGCGTCGTCATCACACCCTCGCACAATCCGCCCGAGGATGGCGGCTACAAATACAATCCGCCCCATGGCGGGCCCGCCGATACGGACGTGACGGGCGTCGTCGAGAAGCTCGCCAACGCCTATCTTGCAGGCGACCTCGAGGACGTGAAGCGCATCGACTATGCCAAGGCGCGCAAGGCCGCGAATGTCCACGCCTACGACTTCGTCACGCCTTACGTCGCCGATCTCGGCAATGTCGTCGATCTCGACCTCGTCAAATCCGCCGGCGTCAAAATCGGCATCGATCCGCTCGGCGGCGCCGCCGTGCATTACTGGCATCCGATCATCGAGCGCTATGGCCTCAACGCCACGATCGTGAACGAGGCGATCGACCCGACCTTCCGCTTCATGACGGTGGACTGGGACGGCAAGATCCGCATGGACTGCTCCTCGCCTTACGCGATGGCGAGCCTGATCGGCATGCGCGACCGCTTCGACGTCGCCTTTGCCAACGACACCGACGCCGACCGCCACGGCATCGTCACGCGCACCGGCGGGCTGATGAATCCGAACCATTACCTGGCGACCGCGATCTCCTACCTGTTCGCGCACCGTCCGGACTGGGGCAAGGACGCCGCGATCGGCAAGACCGTGGTGTCGAGCTCGATCATCGACCGCGTCGCCAAGAAGCTCGGCCGCAAGCTGGTGGAGACGCCGGTCGGCTTCAAATGGTTCGTCGACGGCCTCGTTACCGGCGGCTTCGGCTTCGGCGGCGAGGAGAGTGCAGGGGCCTCGTTCCTGCGCCGCGACGGCGCGGTGTGGACCACCGACAAGGACGGCGTCATCCTCGGCCTGCTCGCTGCCGAGATCATGGCCAGGACCGGCCGCGATCCCAGCCAGATCTTCAATGAGCTCACCGCCGAGTTCGGCATGCCGCACTACGCGCGCATCGATGTCGCCGCCACCGGGCCGCAAAAGAACATCCTGAAATCCGTCACGCCGGAGCAGCTCGGCCTCAAGAATCTCGCCGGCGATCCCGTTCGCGCGACGCTGAGCAAGGCGCCCGGCAACGGCCAGCCCTTCGGCGGCATCAAGGTCGAAACCGATTTCGGCTGGTTCGCCGCGCGGCCGTCCGGCACCGAGGACGTCTACAAGATCTACGCCGAAAGCTTCCGCAGCCCCGAGCACCTGAAACGGATTCAGGAAGAAGCTCAGGCGGGGTTGGCGAAGGTGTTCGCGGCGTAG
- a CDS encoding response regulator transcription factor: protein MNVRSHDSATRSDLNSQVGSSRTVTVSARQESRPVGRERLIVVEDDPVTRTMLVDYFSDNNFDVVGAGSCTECRQALRARTDLVFLDVQLPDGDGFELAKEIQAAGNVGIIFVTRRDTDVDRILGLEVAGDHYVTKPINLRDLLARARSVLRRRSIDRKAARNHNSIAFGDWIIDLTRRELLGNDGKPVALTRAEFDLLAALVGADGRPLSRDYLIEVVSNRQADVDIRTVDALVARLRRKLVGSGTPVIATVTGVGYKLALSERL from the coding sequence GTGAATGTCCGTTCACATGACAGCGCGACGCGCAGCGACTTGAATTCGCAGGTCGGATCATCCAGGACCGTGACGGTTTCCGCACGTCAGGAATCGCGTCCGGTCGGCCGCGAGCGGCTGATCGTCGTCGAGGACGATCCGGTGACACGGACCATGCTGGTCGACTATTTCAGCGACAACAATTTCGATGTGGTCGGCGCCGGCTCCTGCACGGAGTGCCGTCAGGCGCTGCGCGCGCGCACTGATCTCGTCTTCCTCGACGTGCAACTGCCCGACGGCGACGGCTTCGAGCTCGCCAAGGAGATCCAGGCCGCCGGCAACGTGGGCATCATCTTCGTGACGCGGCGCGACACCGACGTCGACCGCATTCTCGGCCTCGAGGTCGCCGGCGACCATTACGTCACCAAGCCGATCAACCTGCGCGATCTGCTCGCGCGTGCGCGCAGCGTGCTGCGGCGGCGCTCGATCGACCGCAAGGCGGCGCGCAACCACAATTCGATCGCCTTCGGCGACTGGATCATCGACCTGACCCGGCGCGAACTGCTCGGCAACGACGGCAAGCCGGTGGCGCTGACGCGCGCCGAATTCGACCTGCTGGCGGCGCTCGTCGGCGCCGACGGCAGGCCGCTCAGCCGCGACTATCTGATCGAGGTCGTCAGCAACCGCCAGGCCGACGTCGACATCCGCACGGTCGATGCGCTGGTGGCACGACTGCGCCGCAAGCTGGTCGGCAGCGGCACGCCCGTGATCGCGACCGTCACCGGCGTTGGCTACAAGCTCGCGCTCAGCGAGCGGCTCTAG
- a CDS encoding MBL fold metallo-hydrolase, with the protein MEVILLGTGGPRPDPRRMATTTLIRLGEENILFDAGRGVMVQLHKAGVPLGAINTVFPTHHHFDHIGDLYDVMLNSWMHGRKDELRIYGPPDTERLVNTLVTQVYDKDIAWRDQGEPTFGGWKPVAATDIVPGPILDTGRWKISAELVSHGDGLDMSPAFLARWMCLGYRFEAEGKVIAISGDTVPCPGLERLAEGADLLVQVCFLATPEINNEHFRRLAKHTLACGDTVGRIAAKAGVKKLALTHHRPRTDDAMLTALLDDVRRDYAGPVVLGEDLTRIEV; encoded by the coding sequence ATGGAGGTCATACTGCTCGGCACCGGCGGCCCACGTCCAGACCCGCGTCGCATGGCGACGACCACGCTGATCAGGCTTGGCGAGGAGAACATCCTGTTCGACGCCGGCCGTGGCGTCATGGTGCAGCTTCACAAGGCGGGCGTGCCGCTCGGCGCCATCAACACGGTCTTCCCCACCCATCACCATTTCGACCACATCGGCGATCTCTACGACGTGATGTTGAATTCGTGGATGCACGGGCGCAAGGACGAGCTGCGCATCTATGGACCGCCGGACACCGAGCGGCTCGTCAACACGCTGGTCACGCAGGTCTACGACAAGGACATCGCCTGGCGCGACCAGGGCGAGCCGACCTTCGGCGGCTGGAAGCCTGTCGCCGCAACGGACATCGTGCCGGGTCCCATTCTCGATACCGGTCGCTGGAAGATCAGCGCCGAACTAGTCTCGCATGGCGACGGTCTCGACATGTCGCCGGCCTTCCTGGCGCGCTGGATGTGTCTCGGCTATCGCTTCGAGGCCGAGGGCAAGGTCATTGCGATTTCCGGCGACACGGTCCCTTGCCCGGGACTGGAGCGCCTGGCCGAAGGCGCCGACCTGCTGGTCCAGGTCTGCTTTCTCGCAACGCCCGAGATCAACAACGAGCACTTCCGCCGGCTTGCGAAACACACGCTCGCCTGCGGCGACACCGTCGGGAGGATCGCGGCCAAAGCCGGCGTCAAGAAGCTCGCGCTGACCCATCACCGTCCGCGCACCGACGACGCCATGCTGACCGCATTGCTCGATGACGTCAGGCGGGACTATGCAGGACCGGTCGTGCTCGGCGAGGATCTCACGCGCATCGAGGTCTAG
- a CDS encoding PDR/VanB family oxidoreductase: MRFIETWTPATLVATRDLTPNVREFLIKPDQFEATAYPVGSHINVSVTIDGLPETRSYSLVGEASSQGLKIAVRRAEDSRGGSRYMWSLQPGARLDITQPASLLAVDWTRNTYCLIAGGIGITPILGAAQALARRGADVTLHYAVRSRNEAAYLDDLAAMLGDRLVVHASDEGHRLDLDPLFASLPQGALALFCGPMRMLDAARHAWIGAGHPLPDLRYETFGSSGTLPTETFRVRLKDSGVELEIPRERSMLDVLNASGHDVMYDCKRGECGLCAIDVVEVDGEIDHRDVFFSDHQKQTNQKICACVSRARGTITVDTLLRADAV; this comes from the coding sequence ATGCGCTTCATCGAAACCTGGACCCCCGCGACGCTCGTCGCCACCCGCGATCTCACCCCGAACGTCCGCGAATTCCTGATCAAGCCGGATCAGTTCGAGGCCACGGCCTATCCGGTCGGCAGCCACATCAATGTCAGCGTCACCATCGACGGCCTGCCGGAGACGCGGTCCTATTCGCTGGTCGGTGAGGCCTCGTCGCAGGGCTTGAAGATCGCAGTGCGCCGTGCTGAGGATTCCCGCGGCGGCTCGCGCTACATGTGGTCCTTGCAACCGGGCGCACGGCTCGATATCACCCAGCCGGCCTCGCTGCTCGCGGTCGATTGGACCCGCAACACTTATTGCCTGATTGCCGGCGGCATCGGCATCACCCCGATCCTCGGCGCCGCGCAGGCGCTGGCCCGGCGCGGTGCGGACGTGACCCTGCATTATGCCGTGCGCTCGCGCAACGAGGCCGCCTATCTCGACGATCTCGCCGCGATGCTCGGCGATCGTCTCGTGGTTCATGCCAGCGACGAAGGGCACCGGCTCGATCTCGACCCGCTGTTTGCTTCACTTCCGCAAGGCGCGCTGGCCCTGTTCTGCGGCCCGATGCGCATGCTGGACGCCGCGCGCCATGCCTGGATCGGCGCCGGCCATCCGCTCCCCGATCTCCGCTACGAGACCTTCGGCTCCAGCGGCACGCTGCCGACCGAAACGTTCCGCGTGCGCCTGAAGGACTCCGGTGTCGAGCTCGAAATCCCACGCGAGCGCTCGATGCTCGACGTGCTCAATGCCAGCGGCCACGACGTGATGTATGATTGCAAGCGCGGCGAATGCGGCCTCTGCGCCATCGACGTGGTCGAGGTCGACGGCGAGATCGATCATCGCGACGTCTTCTTCAGCGACCACCAGAAGCAAACCAACCAGAAGATCTGCGCTTGCGTCTCCCGCGCGCGCGGTACGATCACGGTGGATACGCTACTGCGGGCGGATGCGGTTTGA
- a CDS encoding glycosyltransferase family 1 protein, with amino-acid sequence MKFFINGRFLSQKLTGVQRYAAEMVKAIDGLLASEQIPAVLRNADWQLLKPADASEELHLDRIKIRVVGRLHGHAWDQVDLARAAAGGRLISLANSGPVFHRDHIVVIHDAQVFRRPDFFNWRYLTVHRTMGRMLARHASIATVSGFSRKELADVLNLSASRIPIFPNSAEHFAATKPDPGILARLGVRPQKFFLFVGSKTKNKNLSVAIRAIQLLDRADVPLVIVGGDNSKVFQDHSGEGVSGLLLAGRLTDSEIAALYAHASAFVFPSLYEGFGVPPLEAMIFGCPVIASTADAVVETCGDAAAYFGATDAEALKQLMLERLAIGAISEQERRRQQDRLAFYSWKKSAKALLDHLAAPANVASAA; translated from the coding sequence TTGAAATTCTTCATCAACGGCCGCTTTCTGTCGCAAAAGCTCACGGGCGTGCAGCGCTATGCCGCCGAAATGGTCAAGGCGATCGACGGGCTGCTCGCGTCGGAGCAGATTCCGGCCGTGCTTCGCAACGCAGACTGGCAATTGTTGAAGCCCGCGGATGCAAGCGAGGAACTTCATCTCGACCGGATCAAGATTCGCGTCGTCGGCCGGTTGCATGGGCACGCGTGGGATCAAGTCGATCTCGCCCGCGCCGCCGCCGGAGGCCGCTTGATCAGCCTGGCCAATTCCGGGCCCGTCTTCCATCGCGACCACATTGTCGTGATTCACGACGCCCAGGTCTTTCGCAGGCCCGACTTCTTCAATTGGCGCTATCTGACCGTCCATCGCACGATGGGTCGGATGCTCGCCCGGCACGCAAGCATCGCAACGGTATCGGGATTTTCACGCAAGGAGCTTGCGGATGTGCTGAATCTCTCGGCATCGCGCATTCCGATCTTCCCCAACAGTGCCGAACACTTTGCGGCCACGAAGCCCGATCCCGGCATTCTGGCCCGACTTGGCGTCCGGCCGCAGAAGTTCTTCCTGTTCGTGGGCTCGAAAACCAAGAACAAGAATCTGTCCGTCGCGATCCGTGCCATCCAGCTGCTCGACCGGGCTGACGTTCCCCTGGTCATCGTCGGCGGCGACAACAGCAAGGTCTTTCAGGATCATTCCGGCGAAGGGGTTTCCGGCCTGCTGCTGGCCGGCCGCCTGACCGACAGCGAGATTGCCGCACTTTATGCGCACGCATCGGCCTTCGTGTTTCCGTCGCTCTACGAGGGATTCGGTGTCCCGCCACTCGAAGCCATGATCTTCGGCTGCCCGGTGATCGCCTCGACGGCCGACGCCGTCGTGGAGACGTGCGGCGACGCGGCTGCGTATTTTGGCGCCACGGATGCCGAAGCACTGAAGCAGCTCATGCTCGAAAGACTGGCAATCGGCGCGATCTCTGAGCAGGAACGCAGACGACAACAGGATCGTCTTGCATTCTATTCGTGGAAGAAATCGGCGAAGGCGTTGCTCGATCACCTCGCGGCGCCGGCGAACGTCGCCAGCGCTGCGTGA
- a CDS encoding GntR family transcriptional regulator, producing MAEREVDRSISQTVKAQLALRDQILSGALRPGERISELQAVETTGASRTPVRMALVRLEEEGLLEAIPSGGFMVKAFSERDISDSIELRGTLEGLAARFAAERGVAARELEPLKECLAAIDELLRQVPISVDAFSSYVTLNARFHAQLTELSRSPPLIRQIDRASALPFASPSGFVMAQSALPEAQQILIIAQEHHRVVIDAIENREGARAEAVMREHARLAVRNLRLALRNRTHLDLLPALALIKTATD from the coding sequence ATGGCCGAGCGTGAGGTCGACCGCTCCATCTCGCAGACCGTCAAGGCGCAGCTCGCGTTGCGCGACCAGATCCTGTCGGGCGCCTTGCGTCCTGGCGAGCGCATCTCCGAGCTTCAGGCGGTGGAGACGACCGGCGCCTCGCGCACGCCGGTGCGCATGGCGCTGGTGCGGCTGGAGGAGGAGGGCCTGCTCGAGGCCATCCCCTCCGGCGGCTTCATGGTGAAGGCGTTTTCCGAGCGCGACATCTCCGATTCCATCGAGCTGCGCGGCACGCTGGAAGGTCTGGCGGCGCGCTTTGCCGCCGAGCGCGGCGTCGCCGCGCGCGAGCTCGAGCCGCTGAAGGAGTGCCTCGCTGCAATCGACGAGCTGCTGCGGCAGGTGCCGATCTCGGTCGATGCTTTCTCGTCCTACGTCACGCTGAATGCGCGCTTCCATGCCCAGCTCACCGAGCTGTCGCGCAGCCCGCCGCTGATCCGGCAGATCGACCGCGCCTCGGCGCTGCCGTTTGCCTCGCCGAGCGGCTTCGTGATGGCGCAATCGGCACTGCCGGAGGCGCAGCAGATCCTGATCATCGCCCAGGAGCACCATCGCGTCGTGATCGACGCCATCGAGAACCGTGAAGGCGCCCGCGCCGAGGCCGTCATGCGCGAGCATGCGCGGCTCGCGGTGCGAAACCTGCGGCTCGCGCTGCGCAACCGGACCCATCTCGACCTCTTGCCGGCGCTCGCGCTGATCAAGACCGCAACCGATTGA